The segment AAACGTGAAATTAAGTTTTTCATTTGGGCACAGTTATcaggtaccactttataataactatacctTAATTAGCTTTaacaaagcatgaacaaagacttaattcataatgaacaaattgtttattaagaaagAGCCATGCTTAGTAGCTACTTCATTAAAAGGTTAGGTTTAAgagttagggtattaattaagttGTTACTGAATTActtaactatttgttcattatgaattaagtctttcttcctGCTTTACTGAGGCTATAagaagtgtagttattataaagtgttatcgTTTAGACTTTTGGTTTTGAACTTGTCTGAAACAATTAGGGGATGTCCAGCATGAGGCAGGGAAAGTGACGCTGGTGTTCCTCTGTATTGTTTGTTTTCCTCTAAAGATTAAGAGTCAGCTGCCTGTGGGTTGTTCAGTAGAGAGATAATCTGATTTCCAAAAATAGTTCTGATTTGATAATGACTTTTAACAGTAACAGCATAAGACTGTCACATTTTCTCTATTTGCTTTCCGTTAGTTGCATCACTGATTGTTCTCTTGTGTGTTTGGCAATTAGGCTGTTATCTGACTCAATGTCCTTTTCACAATAATGAAATTGCGAGACCGTACAaaactaaactgtgactaagacAACTTAAGTAACATCACACATGTATTTAACTTGGTAGCAGCCTTTGTTATGTGGTGGGTTAATAGGTAAAATGTTAGCAAGGGGTCAGAAATAATTAACACAACTGAGTTATTATTAAACTTAATATGTAACTAATAAAACCTCAGAGACAAGGTTTATCAGTACTTTCCTGgttcatataaaacacatttaatcacatcatatttatttttgtaaagtgttACTATATTGTGTGTAAATAAGGATAGCtttaaacaaatgaatgtaTTAATTATGCATGTTATTAAACCAACCAGCCCACAGTTCAGATGCCAGGTGAGGAGCCATTGGTGCAGTCATCAAAATCAGAGCAGCAAGAGCCTCCTCAAACTCTACACTGTGCTGTAGGACCCTGACAGTCGCAGTCTGAAATAAAACCATCAAcgtcaatactgaaaaaagtgCTATTTAAGGCTTGATATGGATCCTTACTGTAAGTGTGTTGGTCAGGCCCATTAGACGCGAAATAGCTGCATTGAACAGGAAATCCTCTGTGAAGTAGGTAGTTACCTGTGAACATCAAAACAGTTTGTTCAAGTTCAAGGAAGGAAATGGTTTTattgaaagcatgtttttggttATTCAGAAAAGTTTTCATTTTGCATTCACCTTTCTTctgaaaaatggaaataaacttTGATAAATGTCATGATAATTTAATAGtagttttgaggacttttgtaTAACTGATGATAACTATATACTTGGGTTGGCTTTTGATCCAATACATATTTTAAGGCTGCACAATATGTTGCAAATGTAAGGCTTAAGTTCTTAATTTACatgtctttatttctttattaatGGAAGCATTTCAATCCTATCCTTAGCAATGTTTTCTTGGTTTAATCTCTGTAAagttggggcgacagtggctaggtggttagagtgttggtcccccaacccgaaggtcagaggattgagtcctgctcggaccaagttctgtcgttgtgtccttaggcaagacacttcacccacattgcctagtatgaaagtggtgtgcacgcgaatgataggtggtggacAGAGGGGCTGATgctgcagattggcagcctcgcttccgtcagtctgccccagggcagctgtggctataatagtagcttaccatcaccaagtgtggaaatgaatgaataatgactatagtgtagcgctttgagaggctttgaaaagcgcattataagtgtaagccattattattaaagtttgtATCATGATTCTCTTTGACTGGTAAGTCATAATAttcatattacatttttgtggtAATTTAACTAGCCttactatattttattgtattacatTATAGgttatatccatgggtttcagaatccTGGACTGTTGTCATAGCTATgaactatttaaaacatttaaaaaattacatcttttgaatgggaaaaagtatgttgcatataacagggaGCTGAAAGCTAAGTATATTAATTAATATCACCTTTTCTTCTCTATCTATAGATTATATATATTTCTAATCTTTATAAAAATAAGCAAGCCATAAAAGACATGACAAGTCGTTTAGCCTTGGAGAAAAAATACCCATTTGGAAAGGTACACAGCAGGTCGATAGCTGAGGTTTTTCTGAGAAATAGATCAAAGACGGGCTTGGCTTTGGGAGCTTAGGGCAAGCAGCCTGTGGCCCTTTAAAGGATGACCCTGAGCGCTGCAGGGACAGAATCAAACCTGGCAGCCAAAGCGGTCTATTTAGAGAGTGTGAAGGGAGACAGAGTGGATTTAAAATCAATTTCCATGCCCtctttttttactctttccCCTGGGGGGGTTCATGTTACCGATGGATGTTTAACACTGGATTGACCTGACTGCTATATAGTATACTTCTGGGCTACAGAATAAGTCCAGTGGCAGCTTGTTAGGAATCCAAGGCGTCAATACAAATGATGCAACTATAACCATTTACAGtgatacactgtaaaatgtatgtgacttgcatttaattaaaaaacatataatcaTATCCCTCATAATGATTACAATTAGTTTGACTAATTCACAGGTTTGTCAATCACATACCTCTTTAATGGCATAATTCTTGTTTTCCCAAATCTTTCTGGCCTCCAGTCGCTCTTTTTTCTTGAGTAATGATGGGTTTGGGACATCTCCGAGGCTTCGAGCTCCCCTTAGTTTAGTGACCAGCTGCCAAAGACGAGACTGCCATCGCAAAACACCAGGGAGGGCATCCGCTGAGGAGGCAAGAATACAGAACAACCAGTTAAATATACACTTCACAGTTGATATTTACCCCAAAGACCATATTACAGGGTACACAATGTcataacattgtaaaaaaaaaaattgctcaaAATCATGCAGTTGGGTATGCAGTGCACCTTTTTATAGGGGCAACTTTTCAGAGAACAGGTCCTTAACCACAACATCAATATAGTGATTCTGTGAAGCCATTACTGAGAAAAATGAAACTATATATCCTTATATAATATGGATTTTCTGATTGGACATTTCTGAACAGTGGATCCTTCATAGAGTAATGCAGgcataaatattataaaatcaAACACTTACTCTTTACGTTCCAGAGGATGTCCTGTTCAGGTGGAGCAGCATAAAGGATGTAGAGTCTCACAGTGTCCACTCCGTACTGCTGCACCACGTCCTGAGGATCCAGACCATTGTGTTTGGACTTGCTCATTTTCTCCCATGTGATTTCAAGCTCCTCACCGCTCAAAGAAACAGGCTTCTCACCTAGAAAGAAACAAATggacacatttatatagcacttacTTCTACATACCTCTGCTGGGCACTAGATGAGCTTTACTTCAAGGAACTACATCCACATTCACCAGTGGCATGCCAAAAAAATGTCATTGCAATTTTCTTAGAGTATAGCTCAAGAGttaaattttaacataatttatgCTTGccgctttttttttgtttttcctagCCTAGAAGGAGGATTCAAAGACTCTTGTTCCTTGCTCGTTTCTTGTGAAGGCTGGTCGATCAACTCGCCATTTACTGATCAACTGATTTCAAATTTTCTGTGGTTAATTCactaaaaagaacaaaatcacaatataacaacaTCACTAAATATCATGTCACAGGGATCAGTCCACAGTTTTTTTATCGTCATTGCACCCAGCACTGTAGGCACAGGAAGAatagttaagtgtcttgcctatggaCACATGAACAGTATGAGCAAGTGGAAGCTGGGATTGAAATGGCAACCCTCccaccccccaaaaaaactttttttttttctgagcacaatttgaaaataaaataaacaatctaAATGGTAAGTATAAGTGCAGACATTCTCTTGTTGTCAATGATGATGACACAAAAATCAACCTCTTTCCTTGTTACCAGGCAATAGAAAGAAGTTGGCAACCTCTCTATGTGAAGATAATTAGAAGAGACTAGATTTCTTGGCCTCCTGATTGGTCTATGGCTTCAATTATTTAGTTACAGCTCAGCCATAAGCTCACAATACAAGTACAAGAGAAatgacacaatataaaatgtgacagCATATAATTTTTAGACTGATCCTTCACACATCATAATAAATAACTTTGACAGACAGCACATTGCATTGTACCTGTGAAGTcaatattttctcttttcaaGTATTGCCCACTTTTTGCCAGTTTAAACGTTTGTCCTTTGATCAGGCCCTGGACCAATAGTTTTAGAAATGGCTCCCTAGAAACAAATgtcatatttagttttatgCTCTGTGCAAGATATATAAATAGAGAACTTAATAGAGGTTCATACTCTTACCTATAAGAAACAAAGCTTTGATCTCTGCAAAAATGGCTGAAAAATCGCGCGTAGTACAAGTGCATAACAGCATGCTCCTTCCCTCCAATATACACGTCCACAGGCAACCAGTGATCCGCTAGAGGGCGTTCAAACGGTCTACAGAAAATGAATGTTACTTGTGAGAGCCGTCACTCCTGTTACTAGGTATCACATTTGGTGCAATTTGTTCACACAGATAAAAACCAGAGGTTACTTTatgaatacaaaacaaaacaaacatgcaaaaaattttattgataaaataataaaacataaactagcCATTTGCAcacaaaaacaattttaaacatgaaaaatatgaatttattcTTGTTGCTTGGGCTTAGTTCTCTCAAACTTAAGGGCGGACGTATGGATGTTTGGACCTTTGTATGAATTGTATTTAATAACTTGGGTGACACTCTCCCTCACATCCTCTAGAGGGCAGACTGAATCCAACACTGATAGGAAACCCATTCTCCAGAATTACCTCCCTTACACAAACCTTGAAAAAGCTGAACCAAATGCTTTTTAGGTAACTTCTATATACATGACCTTACACACATCTACTCAAACATTGTAGCTGATTTATACAGTAGGAAATATTGAATGAGGGCCAATAATAGTAACAAACTGCAAAGCTGGAAATAATTGAAGCTATTTAGTGGCGCCAGAGCAGCTCAGCAGGCCACCTGTACAGCACAAAAAGAGTGATTACTTTTCCTGTTGTGCTGTAATCTGCCCTGCCACAAAAGTGAAGGGTAAACCGCACCTCCTCTTTTCAAAGCAGCTTTATAGTTGAGTAGGGGCAGGGGAAAATTAATCTCTTACATAAAGCCTGTGGTATCATGGGCATCTCAGCAGGTGACAGCTATGGccctatattttatatatatatatatatatatatatatatatatatatatatatatatatatagttactGAGCAAAACTTTGAGGCAATTGATGCAAGCGTTTAGTGAACTGTCTTACGAAACAAAGCTgaactatttatatttttgaaatggATAACAGAGTAGAGTGTCTGTAATACAAAGAGATTAAGGGCAAGATTGAGGGCAGTGTGGTTTTCCATTTTGATTTTCAGTAAATggctgtacctgtgtgtgttgtgtggatCTGTGTATCTGAAGTAATACCACGCAGAGTCCACAAACGTGTCCATGGTGTCTGTCTCCCTTTTTGCTGGTCCAGTACATctgaaaaataacaaagtaTGTTATTATTTAATGTATATGACACACgcatttaaaacacatgtaGGTCCAAATTTAGTGTCTGGAAaactcagagtgtgagatgttaTTTGGTGAGATAATTGTTCATGTCCATCTGGCTGTAGGGGTCATGTCCCTGCAGAGCACACAGCTGAAGCCAGGCTGGCACCAGAGCTCTCCCTCTGTGCCCCAGCTAACAGGCTGGGCTAACAGGGTTCGCTGGCAGACCTCCTGCATGTTTGTGTTGGAAATAACAACCTCATGCTCCTGTTACATCCCAGCCATAAAGGGGTTTGAGAAAGGGGTCTGCTGGCCTCACTTTCAGAGATACAGGAACAAGCTTAGCAACatgcaataacaacaacaacaataacaataataataataataataataataataataataataaaggctttCAGAAATAGTGATACAGTACATCGGGCAATTTTGGGACCAAGAAAAGACGAGACAtaatagtttcagtgtttttagttCATGGTGCTGTCCAACTTTGATAGCACAAACCGGATAACAAGTCTACTGCTAATAATATCTCTTTCCGCCAACTAAGAAAATAGTTACAAGTGCATTTCAATCACAAAAAATGGCTGTAAAAGCCAAAAGCCTCTTGACCACTCATCATATCCCTCTTTACGGAGGGATATGATGAAGCCTGTGTTGATGAGGTAAGCGATGGAGGTTGCTTAGCGACAAGATTAAGGTGTAGCAAGGTTAATATTGGGAAGCCAGGTGttatttcatttcataaaaAGCTCAACAATACAGTATGAGGATAATCCTTTCCCtcagaaaatgcaaaaaagaaaTGCCAACATGAGAGCTGACCTTCTTCTCCACCTCTAATTTACTGGAACAATAAGAAAGATTTTCATGAATAGACATCCTGTATGACTAACTTGAGAAGAAGTGTAGTACTCATCTAGTACAAAACAGCAGGGATCTGCATTTGCAACTTGAAGATTTTTGCAGTTTCCGGCATCATCCGGAAAGAGCCAGAAGGCACTCACACAGATGGGGCAAAAGCAGCAGCTGTCCACTCTGGATGAGCTCTCATCCCGTAAAATAGCTCTCCATTTGCCAGGTGTCGTTGGACTGCctgatgtgtgtgtctgtcggtGTCTTGTTATCAGTACTACATTTGTAGGACAGTTCCTTGTCGCATGCACCTCCCCAGCCCAAGCTAGGCTTCTCTGGAGCAGGCTCCACTCGGCAAGTTAATTTATAATGGTACAGAGGGTCAGAGACTAGATGAGGATACAGGAAATGACTTTCTCAAGGACAGATCAGACAGTCTACTGCTCATCCTTCATCAAGCTATTTGCTTAGGTTCAGTCAAACTTGGTTCAGTCAAACTTTAATTGGACATGGTCGACAAGTGAGGAGAGCAAATTTCCAGAGACACTTAACAatggaagagagacagacaacagCAGATAACTGCACATTCACGATTACATCCATCAATCAGTGCTCATGGTTTGGTGAAAAAGAGTGAACCCAGTCTGATGACTCCTGCCATTTGACTGAGTAGCCCATTGTTTTAATCAACATGGAGCTGCGATGATGATTAGTCTTATTCAGAGAGGAATTCCCTCGTCAGCAGAGGCCCTAGAGATGGAGCCTAAGTAGCACTCAGTATTCTCCATCATCTCAGACACATGACTGTGAAGGCTGCCTGTGTAATTAATTATGCTTTTTTAAGGTGTGCACTACAGCATTTGTGAGTCTGTCGAGGCAAAGCAGGCTTATGTAACTGCCATCAGAGTCTGGGTTTGCAGTGACAAATGCTGCTTATTGCATAACCTGATCTGAACAAGGTATTAATCATATAAATAATTTGCAGTGTAAAGCAAATTTTGTTTGCCATAACTATATATTCAAACGATATTTTACCAATGCatcaaaaatgtgccaaaaagtGTCTAAATTTCCTGGGTAAGGCTCAGGAACATGAACGGACTATAAAATTAAccataaaagtgcagaaatatcactttttgCCTTTATTTGGGAGATTGCCTTAGATGTTTTTGTGAGatgctttttattgttttatttataaatgataTACTCGATATTCTAATTTAGCTTAtatccaaaacaacaattaagatattataattgtttcctATATACaattttcctgaagatgtgagacaggcctctattttgacaatatttaaatccaggctcaaaacagttctgttacCTGTGCATATGaccgaaaggtttttattctgcactctactgttttaatgttaattttatgatgattatttgtgactatttatgttttgatttgtgtgattttaatgtctttcttattctttaaagcactttgaattactttgtgtacaaattggcctatacaaatacacttgccttgtcttgcctaCACCTCTACTCATAAAACTATGTACATTTTTGGTTCTTTACCTGGGACATTTACAGTTGACCCAGTCCTGAGCAGACTCCAGTGGTGAAGCCCCTTTTCCTGATATGGACGCTAGTTTTGGCAAAGTGACTGGTAACTCTTCTACGGGAACAGCCACAGGACCACAAGCCTCACAGTGCACCACGGGAATAGGAGTTCCCCAGTATCGCTGTCTTGATATGAGCCAATCCCTGAGCTTTGAGCTGGTAAGATGACCACCGACCTTCTGTTCTCTGGCCTTCTGGGTAATGGAGTCAAAAGCCTCACTTTTGCTAAGACctgaaaactttaaaaatatcaaCAATGTTTATTTGGTAACAGTTTGACAACTATACAACATTTACTTGTAGAGTGCAAACCTCTGCAGAATTAATCAATATTTGTGTCCCATCTTGGTTGTTTGTGACAACTGTAGACCATTTCAAGTTTAGAGCTTGGGCTAAACATCGATCTTCATCACTGCTGTCTGGAACACCTAAAAAACATAGTTCCAGAGACATAAACAAAGCTGAACAGGAATAGTCTGCTGCCATATGTTAAAGGACATCTGTATCCCAGAGGAATGGGGGGGAAATGATGGCCATCCACCTGCGATGTTCAGCTTGTTAGAAATCCCAGAGGAACCACCTACAGTCTGGCTTACACACATGGGTAGTCATCGCAACATGCCATTAGGGCTGTAGTAGAGTTTCTGTGCAACTGACATCATTTACAATATAGCTagtagtgtttctcaaactgtggttccTGTCTAGTGGTAGGCCTACTTGGTAAACAACCAACCCTTAACAAAAATGTTAAGGACGCTGAAGGATGGGTTCCCTATTATC is part of the Periophthalmus magnuspinnatus isolate fPerMag1 chromosome 16, fPerMag1.2.pri, whole genome shotgun sequence genome and harbors:
- the lars2 gene encoding probable leucine--tRNA ligase, mitochondrial isoform X2; its protein translation is MEQCRKDSLEKGSDKKKFYVLSMFPYPSGRLHMGHVRVYTISDAIGHFQRMRGHQVLNPMGWDAFGLPAENAAIERGLDPEEWTKNNIQSMREQLDSLGLCFNWDREVTTCLPDYYRWTQYLFVKLLEAGLAYQKEAVVNWDPVDQTVLADEQVDESGRSWRSGAVVEQKLLTQWFIKTTNYAKPLLDALADLPEWYGVKAMQANWIGECTGCYFDFRLKLNGKETGETLSAYCSSPETIFGAAYLAILPSHRLLRGTSSVRSALEKAHQPGKDSLTEVTAYNLFTGQELLLVISQKEEFDGYLDTVIGVPDSSDEDRCLAQALNLKWSTVVTNNQDGTQILINSAEFSGLSKSEAFDSITQKAREQKVGGHLTSSKLRDWLISRQRYWGTPIPVVHCEACGPVAVPVEELPVTLPKLASISGKGASPLESAQDWVNCKCPRCTGPAKRETDTMDTFVDSAWYYFRYTDPHNTHRPFERPLADHWLPVDVYIGGKEHAVMHLYYARFFSHFCRDQSFVSYREPFLKLLVQGLIKGQTFKLAKSGQYLKRENIDFTGEKPVSLSGEELEITWEKMSKSKHNGLDPQDVVQQYGVDTVRLYILYAAPPEQDILWNVKTDALPGVLRWQSRLWQLVTKLRGARSLGDVPNPSLLKKKERLEARKIWENKNYAIKEVTTYFTEDFLFNAAISRLMGLTNTLTTATVRVLQHSVEFEEALAALILMTAPMAPHLASELWAGS